In Polaribacter sp. L3A8, a genomic segment contains:
- a CDS encoding TrmH family RNA methyltransferase has protein sequence MTISKNQLKLITSLSQKKYRLKHKLFIAEGIKVVQELLNSSFDLETLFCKNDFTSDVSEEHIVRVSETDLKKISNLKTPNKVLGVFKIPDEKPFTNNGLIVALDAINDPGNLGTIIRLCDWFGVDELICSSDTVDCYNQKVVQASMGSLTRIPIRYVDLAAYLSETNLATFIADMDGKNVYKTSLPKDGILIMGNEANGVSDEIKNLITHKISIPRFGETQETESLNVATATAILLSEFKRELS, from the coding sequence ATGACTATATCAAAAAATCAACTTAAATTAATAACAAGTTTATCTCAAAAAAAGTATAGACTAAAGCATAAATTATTTATTGCTGAAGGGATAAAAGTTGTGCAAGAACTCTTAAATTCTTCATTTGACCTTGAAACTCTTTTTTGTAAAAATGATTTTACTTCGGATGTTTCCGAAGAACATATTGTTCGGGTTTCAGAAACTGATTTAAAGAAAATTAGTAATCTAAAAACACCTAATAAAGTTTTAGGGGTTTTTAAGATTCCTGATGAAAAACCTTTTACAAACAATGGTTTAATAGTTGCTTTGGATGCTATTAATGACCCTGGTAATTTAGGGACTATTATTCGCTTATGCGATTGGTTTGGTGTTGATGAGTTAATATGTTCTAGCGATACGGTAGATTGTTACAATCAGAAAGTAGTGCAAGCAAGTATGGGGTCTTTAACGAGGATTCCTATTCGTTATGTAGATTTAGCAGCCTATTTATCTGAAACGAATTTAGCAACTTTTATTGCTGACATGGATGGTAAAAATGTCTATAAAACAAGTTTACCAAAAGATGGAATATTAATTATGGGTAATGAAGCAAATGGTGTTTCTGATGAGATTAAAAACTTAATTACACATAAAATATCTATTCCTAGATTTGGAGAAACTCAAGAAACAGAAAGCTTAAATGTTGCTACTGCAACGGCAATTTTATTAAGCGAGTTTAAGCGTGAGCTATCGTAA
- a CDS encoding ISAon1 family transposase N-terminal region protein, whose amino-acid sequence MDTSIELTKLLLPEILVDYFKLTKHEVKNGELHFHFTELNTIPEEFKALKLSSKGFFSEATIQDFPIRGKNVFLHVIRRRWVEENSKKVVTRDWQLVAKGTRITSEFAAFLKDISQ is encoded by the coding sequence TTGGACACTTCAATTGAGCTTACAAAACTATTATTACCAGAAATTCTTGTTGACTACTTTAAACTAACGAAACACGAAGTTAAAAATGGAGAACTTCATTTCCATTTCACAGAATTAAATACAATTCCAGAAGAATTTAAAGCACTTAAATTAAGTTCTAAAGGTTTTTTTTCTGAAGCTACTATTCAAGATTTTCCAATTCGAGGTAAAAACGTTTTTCTACATGTTATTAGACGACGTTGGGTTGAGGAAAATTCTAAAAAAGTAGTTACTAGAGATTGGCAATTAGTAGCAAAAGGCACTAGAATAACTAGTGAATTTGCTGCTTTTTTAAAAGATATCAGTCAGTAA
- a CDS encoding NifU family protein, whose protein sequence is MTQDIKITIQETTNNTIIKFNTNQILINGGSYEYNNIDEAKNSPLAQELFYLPFVKKIFITANFIAIQRYDILEWIDVQEEVKEQIEAYLNDKGVVVNESQTSSKKEAIEVYAEVTPNPSVMKFGSNKSLTQTDVEYKNIDEASKSSPLAQAIFNFPFVKEVFISDNYISVTKYDMVEWNEVFTEVRTFIREYLVSGKTIIKELPTEEKSTSENKIEVPEVKLEGISAQISDILDEYIKPAVASDGGNIAFRSYDEENKVVRVVLQGACSGCPSSTATLKNGIESLLKEMLPNQINEVVAING, encoded by the coding sequence ATGACACAAGATATAAAAATTACCATTCAAGAAACTACAAACAATACCATTATAAAATTTAATACCAATCAAATTTTAATTAATGGTGGAAGTTATGAATATAACAACATAGATGAAGCTAAAAACTCTCCTTTAGCGCAAGAATTATTTTATTTACCTTTTGTAAAGAAAATTTTTATAACAGCAAATTTTATTGCGATACAGCGTTACGATATTTTAGAATGGATAGATGTTCAGGAAGAAGTAAAAGAACAAATAGAAGCTTATTTAAACGATAAAGGAGTTGTGGTAAATGAATCGCAAACTTCTTCTAAAAAAGAAGCAATTGAAGTGTATGCAGAGGTTACTCCAAACCCTTCAGTAATGAAATTTGGCAGCAACAAATCTTTAACACAAACAGATGTTGAATATAAAAATATAGATGAAGCCAGTAAGTCATCTCCTTTAGCACAAGCTATTTTTAATTTTCCTTTTGTAAAAGAAGTATTTATTTCTGATAATTACATTTCTGTTACCAAATATGATATGGTAGAATGGAATGAGGTTTTTACAGAGGTAAGAACTTTTATCCGTGAATATTTAGTTTCTGGAAAAACGATTATTAAAGAATTACCAACAGAAGAAAAATCTACATCAGAAAATAAAATTGAAGTACCAGAAGTAAAATTAGAAGGTATATCTGCACAAATTTCTGATATTTTAGATGAATATATTAAGCCTGCTGTTGCAAGTGATGGAGGTAATATTGCTTTCCGTTCTTATGACGAAGAAAACAAAGTAGTTCGTGTAGTATTACAAGGTGCTTGTAGTGGCTGCCCATCATCTACAGCTACCTTAAAAAACGGAATAGAAAGTTTATTAAAAGAAATGTTACCAAATCAAATTAACGAAGTAGTAGCAATTAACGGATAA
- the proS gene encoding proline--tRNA ligase, whose product MSKHLTKRADDYSKWYNELVVKADLAENSAVRGCMVIKPYGFAIWEKMQAELDRMFKETGHENAYFPLFVPKSLFEAEEKNAEGFAKECAVVTHYRLQNDPDNPGKLRVDPEAKLEEELVVRPTSEAIIWNTYKGWIQSYRDLPLLINQWANVVRWEMRTRLFLRTAEFLWQEGHTAHATKAEAITESRQMQDVYATFAENFMAMPVVKGIKSDSERFAGAEDTYTIEALMQDGKALQAGTSHFLGQNFAKAFDVKFTSKEGKKEYVWATSWGVSTRLIGGLIMTHSDDLGLVLPPKLAPIQVVIVPIYKGEDQLEAISEKMNVIVKELRLKGISVKFDTRDTYRPGAKFAEYELKGVPVRIAVGNRDLENGTLEIARRDTLEKQIVAQEDTVSFIENLLEEIQENLFKKAIDFRAAHTTVVDDFKEFKSAIKNKGGFVSAHWDGTEETEERIKEYTKATIRCIPNDAKEEIGVCVLTGKPSSKRVLFAKAY is encoded by the coding sequence ATGAGTAAACATTTAACGAAAAGAGCCGACGATTATTCTAAATGGTATAACGAGCTAGTAGTGAAAGCAGATTTAGCTGAAAATTCTGCAGTTAGAGGTTGTATGGTTATTAAACCCTATGGTTTTGCTATATGGGAAAAAATGCAAGCAGAACTGGATAGAATGTTTAAAGAAACAGGGCACGAGAATGCCTATTTTCCATTGTTTGTTCCTAAAAGTTTGTTTGAAGCTGAAGAAAAAAACGCAGAAGGTTTTGCTAAAGAATGTGCAGTAGTAACACATTATCGTTTACAAAACGATCCTGATAATCCAGGTAAATTAAGGGTAGATCCAGAAGCTAAATTAGAAGAAGAATTGGTTGTAAGGCCAACATCTGAAGCGATTATTTGGAACACGTATAAAGGTTGGATTCAATCTTATAGAGATTTACCATTGTTAATAAACCAATGGGCAAATGTTGTTCGTTGGGAAATGCGTACGCGATTATTTTTGCGTACTGCAGAGTTTTTATGGCAAGAAGGGCATACTGCTCATGCAACAAAAGCCGAAGCAATAACAGAATCTAGACAGATGCAAGATGTGTATGCAACATTTGCAGAAAACTTTATGGCAATGCCAGTTGTCAAAGGGATAAAGTCTGATAGTGAGCGTTTTGCGGGTGCAGAAGATACCTATACTATAGAAGCTTTAATGCAAGACGGAAAAGCTTTACAGGCAGGAACAAGTCATTTTTTAGGACAAAATTTTGCAAAAGCTTTTGATGTGAAATTTACTTCTAAAGAAGGAAAAAAAGAATATGTTTGGGCAACGTCTTGGGGCGTTTCTACACGTTTAATAGGTGGTTTAATTATGACGCATTCTGATGATTTAGGTTTGGTTTTACCGCCTAAGTTAGCGCCTATACAAGTAGTAATTGTTCCTATTTATAAAGGAGAAGATCAATTAGAAGCTATTTCTGAGAAAATGAATGTAATTGTAAAAGAATTACGCTTAAAAGGAATCTCTGTTAAATTTGATACTAGAGATACATATAGACCGGGTGCAAAATTTGCAGAATATGAATTAAAAGGAGTTCCTGTTAGAATTGCAGTTGGGAATAGAGATTTAGAAAACGGAACTTTAGAGATTGCCAGAAGAGATACTTTAGAGAAACAAATTGTTGCACAAGAGGATACTGTTTCTTTTATTGAAAATCTTTTAGAAGAAATTCAAGAAAATTTATTTAAAAAAGCAATAGATTTTAGAGCAGCCCATACAACTGTTGTAGATGATTTTAAAGAATTTAAAAGCGCAATAAAAAATAAAGGAGGTTTTGTTTCTGCCCATTGGGATGGTACAGAAGAAACAGAAGAAAGGATAAAAGAATATACTAAGGCTACAATTAGATGTATTCCTAATGATGCTAAAGAAGAAATAGGTGTTTGTGTTTTAACAGGAAAACCGTCTTCTAAAAGGGTGCTTTTTGCAAAAGCATATTAA
- the ubiE gene encoding bifunctional demethylmenaquinone methyltransferase/2-methoxy-6-polyprenyl-1,4-benzoquinol methylase UbiE has translation MSKTIKPYKDSELGKKEQVAQMFDNISENYDGLNRVISLGIDVKWRKQVVKIVGQNNPKQILDIATGTGDLAIMMAALNPDRIVGLDISEGMLEVGKQKIAKENLSDKIEMIVGDSEEMPFANDTFDAITVSFGVRNFANLEKGIKEIARVLKPTGVLVILETSNPTKFPFKQGYKLYTNLFLPVVGKLFSKDKVAYSYLSETANSFPFGEAFNNILQKNGFTHTEDTPVTFGVATIYTASK, from the coding sequence ATGTCTAAAACAATCAAGCCTTATAAAGATTCAGAATTAGGAAAAAAAGAGCAAGTTGCTCAAATGTTTGATAATATTTCTGAAAACTACGATGGTTTAAACAGAGTTATTTCTTTAGGGATTGATGTTAAATGGCGTAAACAAGTAGTAAAAATTGTTGGGCAAAACAATCCGAAACAAATTTTAGACATCGCTACAGGTACTGGAGATTTAGCTATTATGATGGCTGCTTTAAATCCAGACAGAATTGTAGGTTTAGATATTTCTGAAGGAATGCTAGAGGTTGGTAAACAAAAAATTGCAAAAGAAAATCTTTCTGATAAAATAGAAATGATTGTTGGCGATTCTGAAGAAATGCCTTTTGCTAACGATACTTTTGATGCTATTACAGTTTCTTTTGGCGTTCGTAATTTTGCTAATTTAGAGAAAGGAATTAAAGAAATAGCTAGAGTTTTAAAACCAACAGGTGTGTTGGTTATTTTAGAGACCTCTAACCCAACAAAATTTCCTTTTAAACAAGGTTACAAATTATATACTAATTTATTTTTACCTGTTGTTGGTAAATTGTTTTCTAAAGATAAGGTTGCTTATTCCTATTTATCAGAAACTGCAAATTCTTTTCCTTTTGGAGAAGCTTTCAACAATATTTTACAAAAAAATGGGTTTACACATACAGAAGATACGCCAGTAACTTTTGGGGTAGCTACAATTTATACAGCAAGTAAATAA
- a CDS encoding ISAon1 family transposase, with the protein MSVSNNATNTSTVANFYGVNPRSLQRQYKDYLSDFKAWDQQKHATDWLLFTKNLRTHLSLDETAFSNGDLYTIITNKSAKGKKGAIVAMVKGTKAEVVIKILHKIPLKHRKKVMEVTLDMAGNMGLIVKKSFPNAALVIDRFHVQKLALDALQEIRIKHRWEAIDVENDAIENARSKSLKYTQKLLPNGDTLKQLLARSRYLLYKSSSKWTKNQSIRAEILFEKYPDIEKAYKLCQNLSWIFNNTTDKTSALIRLAKWDEKVRQAHFKSFNTIARTMSIHYKNILNYFDNRSTNASAESFNAKIKAFRAQFRGVRNVDFFLYRLTTIFA; encoded by the coding sequence ATATCAGTCAGTAATAACGCAACTAACACTAGTACTGTAGCTAATTTCTACGGCGTAAACCCTAGAAGTTTACAAAGACAGTATAAGGATTATTTAAGTGATTTTAAAGCATGGGATCAACAGAAGCACGCAACAGACTGGTTATTGTTCACAAAGAATTTAAGGACTCACTTATCACTTGACGAAACTGCCTTTTCCAACGGTGATTTATATACCATAATAACAAATAAATCAGCTAAAGGAAAGAAAGGCGCAATAGTAGCCATGGTTAAAGGAACCAAAGCTGAAGTTGTCATAAAAATACTTCATAAAATTCCTTTAAAACATAGGAAGAAAGTCATGGAAGTAACCTTGGATATGGCAGGAAATATGGGGCTTATAGTCAAGAAATCCTTTCCAAACGCTGCCTTAGTAATAGATCGTTTTCATGTGCAAAAATTAGCATTAGATGCACTGCAAGAAATAAGAATTAAACATCGGTGGGAAGCGATTGATGTTGAGAATGATGCCATTGAAAACGCCAGAAGTAAATCTTTAAAATACACCCAAAAACTATTACCAAATGGAGATACACTCAAACAACTATTAGCTAGAAGCAGATATCTATTATATAAATCAAGTAGTAAATGGACTAAAAATCAATCTATAAGAGCAGAAATATTGTTTGAAAAATATCCTGATATAGAGAAAGCATACAAGTTATGTCAAAATCTATCTTGGATATTCAATAACACTACAGACAAAACATCAGCACTTATAAGACTTGCTAAATGGGATGAAAAAGTAAGACAGGCACACTTTAAAAGCTTCAACACTATAGCTAGAACGATGTCGATACATTATAAAAACATCTTAAACTATTTTGATAATCGAAGTACGAATGCATCAGCAGAATCATTCAATGCTAAAATTAAAGCCTTTAGAGCACAGTTTAGAGGCGTCAGAAATGTGGATTTTTTCTTATATAGACTTACTACTATTTTTGCGTAA
- the rpsT gene encoding 30S ribosomal protein S20 has product MANHKSALKRIRSNETKRLRNKYQHKTTRNAVRDLRTVEDKKDAEEKLVKVISMLDKLAKTNIIHKNKAANLKSKLTKHVAAL; this is encoded by the coding sequence ATGGCAAATCACAAGTCAGCATTAAAGAGAATTAGAAGTAACGAAACTAAAAGGTTACGTAATAAATATCAGCACAAAACTACTCGTAATGCTGTTAGAGATTTACGTACTGTTGAAGATAAAAAAGATGCAGAAGAAAAATTAGTTAAAGTTATTTCTATGTTAGATAAATTAGCGAAGACTAATATTATCCATAAAAATAAAGCGGCTAATTTAAAATCTAAATTAACAAAGCACGTAGCTGCATTGTAA
- a CDS encoding OmpP1/FadL family transporter — translation MKKNIALAILFIATITSYGQSLGYQDLGVLFSQNDDNGSARFTSMSGAFGALGGDISSMSINPAGIAVFKNSSFSGTFNSRNTNINSKYYGNSLKTKDNFFNLSHAGAVLVFDSAYKSDWSKFAIGFNYRITKDFKNSFIAQGNSGTPTFRDFPLDNNTPTLSYDFADEQRFANDYSGEISEFNIAFSSVHQNRLYLGLGLNFYDLDFSQQSLLTEFNNDGNGNDLDANYYQENKTTGTGFSANAGFIYKVNSNFRFGLAYQTPTWFSEIIESTNITDNDGFLGDTEIAVSNDDLVYNNTSGGFFPTQELLYKLKTPSKLTASTAFIFGKDGLISLDYINRSYQNMKLKGNNFTDENQFFENDLRNTHSFNLGTEWRFDRASVRAGYKYEQDPSKHAESKNNLKGYSLGAGYNFGSFKLDFAFSNNNKTNLYNFYTDFDSIDPAALKIDNKTITATVTLNL, via the coding sequence ATGAAAAAAAACATAGCATTAGCAATCTTATTTATAGCAACAATTACATCTTATGGTCAGTCTTTAGGATACCAAGATTTAGGTGTTTTATTTTCTCAAAATGATGATAATGGATCTGCGCGTTTTACATCTATGAGCGGTGCTTTTGGAGCATTAGGAGGCGACATCTCTTCCATGAGCATAAACCCTGCAGGTATTGCTGTATTTAAAAACAGTTCTTTTTCTGGAACATTTAATTCTAGAAATACAAATATAAACTCTAAATATTATGGCAATTCATTAAAAACCAAGGATAATTTTTTTAATCTTTCTCATGCCGGAGCTGTGTTAGTTTTTGATAGTGCTTACAAATCTGACTGGAGTAAATTTGCCATTGGTTTTAACTATAGAATTACAAAAGATTTTAAAAATAGCTTTATAGCGCAAGGAAATAGTGGCACCCCTACATTTAGAGACTTCCCCTTAGATAACAACACACCTACCCTATCTTATGACTTTGCTGATGAGCAACGTTTTGCAAATGATTATAGTGGAGAAATATCAGAATTTAATATTGCCTTTTCTTCTGTACATCAAAATAGATTATACCTAGGTTTAGGTTTAAATTTTTACGACCTAGACTTCAGCCAGCAATCACTATTAACAGAGTTTAATAATGATGGTAACGGCAATGATTTAGACGCAAATTATTATCAAGAAAATAAAACAACAGGTACTGGTTTTTCTGCTAACGCAGGATTTATATACAAAGTAAATTCAAATTTTAGATTTGGACTTGCTTACCAAACTCCTACTTGGTTCTCAGAAATAATTGAAAGCACAAACATTACAGATAATGACGGTTTTCTTGGAGATACAGAAATTGCCGTTAGTAATGATGATTTAGTTTATAATAACACTTCTGGAGGTTTTTTTCCTACGCAAGAGTTACTATACAAACTAAAAACACCTAGTAAATTAACAGCAAGTACCGCCTTTATTTTTGGAAAAGATGGTTTAATCAGTTTAGATTACATCAATAGAAGTTATCAAAACATGAAATTGAAGGGTAACAATTTTACTGATGAAAATCAATTTTTTGAAAATGATTTAAGAAACACACACTCTTTTAATTTAGGTACAGAATGGCGTTTTGATAGAGCTAGTGTTAGAGCAGGTTATAAATACGAGCAAGACCCAAGCAAACATGCAGAAAGTAAAAACAACCTAAAAGGTTATTCTTTAGGTGCTGGTTATAATTTTGGTAGCTTTAAATTAGATTTTGCATTTAGCAACAACAATAAAACTAATTTATACAATTTCTATACTGATTTTGACTCAATAGACCCAGCAGCATTAAAAATAGACAATAAAACAATTACAGCTACAGTTACTTTAAACCTGTAA
- a CDS encoding GSCFA domain-containing protein, translating into MQLQTKIPLKKEIKNTIDYNSKIVLLGSCFSENIGDKLTYYKFQSNQNPFGILFHPKAVENLITNAINEKVYTVDDLTFQNERWHCFDAHSNLSSADKNELLNNLNTAISSTNNQLEAATHVIITLGTSWVYRFIETDTIVANCHKIPQKKFLKELLSVDEISESLEAIIELLKSINKEIKVLFTVSPVRHLKDGFIENTLSKAHLITAIHNILNEGYTFYFPSYEIMMDELRDYRFYTEDMIHPNKTAINYIWEKFSETWFSESSKSMMKEIEVIQKGISHRPFNEKSAQHQQFLKSLELKKSKIKTQLSFIKF; encoded by the coding sequence ATGCAACTCCAAACTAAAATTCCCTTAAAAAAAGAAATAAAAAACACCATAGACTACAACTCTAAAATTGTTTTATTAGGTTCTTGTTTTTCAGAAAATATTGGAGATAAATTAACCTATTATAAGTTTCAATCTAATCAAAATCCTTTCGGTATTCTATTTCATCCAAAAGCTGTTGAGAATTTAATTACAAACGCTATTAATGAAAAAGTTTATACAGTAGACGATTTAACCTTTCAAAATGAACGTTGGCATTGTTTTGATGCGCATTCTAATTTAAGTTCTGCTGATAAAAACGAGCTTTTAAATAATCTGAATACCGCAATTTCATCGACTAACAATCAATTAGAAGCTGCAACACATGTTATTATAACATTAGGTACTTCTTGGGTGTATCGTTTTATAGAAACAGATACAATTGTTGCTAATTGCCATAAAATTCCGCAGAAAAAGTTCTTAAAAGAATTATTATCTGTAGATGAGATTTCTGAAAGCTTAGAAGCCATAATTGAACTGCTAAAATCTATCAATAAAGAAATAAAAGTACTTTTTACGGTTTCTCCTGTAAGACATTTAAAAGACGGTTTTATAGAAAACACGTTAAGTAAAGCGCATTTAATTACTGCAATACACAATATACTTAATGAAGGCTACACCTTCTATTTTCCTTCTTATGAAATTATGATGGATGAATTAAGAGATTATCGGTTTTATACCGAAGATATGATTCACCCAAATAAAACAGCCATCAATTACATTTGGGAAAAGTTTTCTGAAACTTGGTTTTCTGAAAGCTCAAAATCGATGATGAAAGAAATTGAAGTAATTCAAAAAGGAATATCTCACAGACCTTTTAATGAAAAATCAGCACAACATCAGCAGTTTTTAAAGAGTTTAGAGCTGAAAAAATCAAAAATAAAGACTCAGTTATCTTTTATCAAATTTTAA
- the porT gene encoding type IX secretion/gliding motility protein PorT/SprT, translated as MMSKRFIIFGFFLLTSIAFFAQREKVEYLPTFDKRTLHYGFYLGLNQNDFKFSYNNNSGIPDAEISVEPSTGFNVGLIADLRLHKNLNLRLEPGLMTNSKKIYFHHLKNYSANPLDSVRDVSSTYLHVPLIFKFSTNRYKNVKPYVLGGVSYNYNFSSNENNSDDNSASQFRMKTHNFMYEVGVGIDIYLYYFKFSPSIRGVFALPSELKYDKDVNSPWTAPVNYMGTRGVFLTFAFE; from the coding sequence ATGATGAGTAAGAGATTTATAATATTCGGTTTTTTCCTTTTAACTTCTATTGCCTTTTTTGCGCAAAGAGAAAAAGTTGAATACCTACCTACTTTTGATAAAAGAACATTGCATTACGGTTTTTATTTAGGTTTAAACCAGAATGATTTTAAATTTAGTTATAACAACAATTCAGGAATTCCAGATGCAGAAATATCAGTAGAGCCATCTACTGGTTTTAATGTTGGTTTAATTGCAGATTTACGCTTGCATAAAAATTTAAACTTACGTTTAGAGCCTGGTTTAATGACCAATTCTAAGAAAATATATTTTCATCATTTAAAAAACTACAGCGCTAACCCTTTAGACAGTGTTAGAGATGTTAGTTCTACGTATCTACATGTTCCTTTAATTTTTAAATTTAGTACCAATAGATATAAAAACGTTAAACCTTATGTACTAGGTGGAGTTTCTTACAACTATAATTTTTCTAGTAATGAAAACAATTCAGACGATAATTCTGCTAGTCAATTTAGAATGAAGACTCATAACTTTATGTATGAGGTGGGCGTAGGAATAGATATTTACTTATACTACTTTAAATTCTCTCCTTCTATAAGAGGTGTTTTTGCACTACCAAGTGAATTAAAATACGATAAAGATGTTAATAGCCCTTGGACAGCACCTGTAAATTATATGGGAACTCGTGGTGTATTTCTAACCTTTGCTTTTGAATAA